A window from Nocardioides mesophilus encodes these proteins:
- a CDS encoding IS110 family transposase gives MSSTPERVVIGMDPHKRSATIEVMTGDETIVGGGRFGTDRDGYAAMKNYAKQWPDRVWAIEGCQGIGRHIANRLLADGEEVVDVPPKLSARARVFATGQGRRTDATDAHSVALVGTRMSGLRPVVNDEQLALLRILVDRRRSLGEDHTRMISQLHQLLLELIPGGAKKYLSAAQAKVLLAKVRPRDVAGKARRRVAAELIADLERVYRRSKEADKELKELVAATGTTLMDLHGIGPSGAARLLVEVADITRFPTKAHFASWNGTAPIDASSGDQVRHRLSRAGNRQINRVLHIMATVQLRTPTEGRAYFDRKKASGKTSMEAMRCLKRRLSDLVYRRMVDDAIARAATGPGGQRGHDSDSSATGSHPHTGSSDKPLPGPATSQPKTPLRKAG, from the coding sequence TTGAGCTCCACACCTGAGCGCGTGGTCATCGGTATGGACCCGCACAAGCGTTCCGCCACCATCGAGGTGATGACCGGCGACGAGACCATCGTCGGTGGTGGCCGGTTCGGCACCGACCGCGACGGCTACGCGGCAATGAAGAACTACGCCAAGCAGTGGCCGGACCGGGTCTGGGCGATCGAGGGCTGCCAGGGCATCGGCCGGCACATCGCCAACCGACTCCTCGCCGATGGTGAGGAGGTCGTCGACGTCCCCCCGAAACTGTCCGCGCGGGCTCGGGTGTTCGCCACCGGGCAGGGTCGTAGGACCGACGCCACCGACGCCCACTCCGTCGCCCTGGTCGGCACCCGGATGAGCGGGCTGCGTCCGGTGGTCAACGACGAGCAGCTCGCGCTGCTGCGGATCCTGGTCGACCGCCGCCGGTCCCTGGGTGAGGACCACACCCGGATGATCAGCCAGCTGCACCAGCTGCTGCTGGAGCTGATCCCGGGCGGCGCGAAGAAGTACCTGTCGGCCGCCCAGGCCAAGGTCCTGCTGGCCAAGGTCCGTCCCCGCGACGTCGCCGGTAAGGCACGACGGCGGGTCGCCGCGGAGCTGATCGCCGACCTCGAGCGCGTCTACCGACGCTCGAAAGAGGCCGACAAGGAGCTGAAGGAACTCGTCGCCGCGACCGGCACGACCCTGATGGACCTGCACGGCATCGGCCCGTCCGGAGCCGCCCGGCTGCTGGTCGAGGTCGCCGACATCACCCGCTTCCCCACCAAGGCGCACTTCGCGTCCTGGAACGGCACCGCACCCATCGACGCCTCCTCCGGCGACCAGGTCCGGCACCGGCTGTCGCGGGCAGGCAACCGGCAGATCAACCGAGTGCTGCACATCATGGCCACCGTCCAGCTGCGCACCCCCACTGAAGGTCGCGCCTACTTCGACCGCAAGAAGGCCTCGGGCAAGACCTCGATGGAAGCGATGCGCTGCCTGAAACGACGTCTGTCCGACCTCGTGTACCGGCGGATGGTCGACGACGCCATCGCCCGAGCAGCGACGGGCCCGGGAGGGCAACGGGGACACGACTCTGACTCCAGCGCGACCGGCTCACATCCCCACACCGGCTCTTCGGACAAGCCACTTCCCGGACCCGCCACCAGCCAGCCTAAGACACCACTTCGCAAGGCCGGTTGA
- a CDS encoding GNAT family N-acetyltransferase gives MDLDARIDLVARTWTPTQQLHPGNIAWHGSGCDSAPPADINLQGEGWFAELWLQDGAPAEVDGHFSPGLAPDDRRAAFEQIRTVAPQGTISLASDAPMADAVRAHGAREVGGPFFLLQHRDLDRIPQPILPSGYAIVSADIAGEHVRVDAHRQAWAPARIKALLGLTMTGNEPPSGFTLEKYRAMKAVSIYRCELDLVVCAPDGSPAAFALGWFDGRSKSVLFEPVGTSPDHARRGLSRAVCSAVMSAARDLGATQSVVGPRGDEAYPAPRRLYESLGFTTLARTTTLTWGAN, from the coding sequence ATGGACCTCGATGCCCGCATTGACCTGGTCGCTCGCACGTGGACGCCGACGCAGCAACTGCACCCGGGCAACATCGCCTGGCACGGGAGCGGGTGCGACAGTGCTCCACCGGCAGACATCAACCTGCAGGGCGAGGGCTGGTTTGCCGAATTGTGGCTTCAGGACGGTGCGCCGGCTGAGGTCGACGGACACTTCTCGCCCGGCCTCGCGCCGGACGATCGTCGCGCCGCGTTCGAGCAGATCCGCACGGTCGCACCGCAGGGCACGATCAGTCTCGCCTCGGACGCCCCAATGGCTGACGCCGTGCGGGCACATGGCGCGCGTGAGGTAGGTGGTCCGTTTTTCCTGCTCCAGCATCGGGACCTGGACCGGATTCCACAGCCGATCCTGCCGTCGGGATACGCCATCGTTTCGGCCGACATCGCGGGAGAACACGTGCGGGTCGACGCGCACCGTCAAGCTTGGGCACCTGCTCGTATCAAGGCCCTACTGGGACTGACCATGACCGGCAATGAGCCGCCCAGCGGGTTCACGCTTGAAAAGTACCGGGCAATGAAAGCTGTCAGCATCTATCGATGCGAACTCGATCTCGTCGTCTGCGCACCCGACGGCAGCCCCGCCGCGTTCGCGCTTGGTTGGTTCGACGGCCGATCCAAAAGCGTGCTCTTCGAACCAGTCGGCACAAGCCCCGACCACGCACGGCGCGGATTGTCCCGGGCGGTCTGCTCAGCCGTCATGTCGGCAGCCCGTGACCTCGGCGCGACGCAGTCCGTCGTGGGTCCGCGCGGCGACGAGGCGTACCCGGCACCGCGTCGCCTCTACGAGTCCCTTGGCTTCACGACCCTCGCACGCACCACCACCCTCACATGGGGCGCTAATTAG
- a CDS encoding AAA family ATPase, giving the protein MDHAPHLIVLRGNSASGKSTVASELQGNLGAGTANIGQDHFRRVVLREHDIANGDNIGLLANTICYCAGIGYNVIIEGILVSSHYREMLCRVIAEHPGPSHVFYLEVSFDEALRRHQGRPLGLEVSPEEFRRWYVPSDLLGVPNEVVLDATADVRVTVDAIMSALGNPVFTARDARRFL; this is encoded by the coding sequence ATGGACCACGCCCCGCACTTGATCGTGCTGCGCGGCAACTCCGCGTCTGGCAAGAGCACCGTGGCCAGCGAGCTTCAGGGCAATCTCGGTGCGGGTACAGCGAACATTGGACAGGACCACTTTCGCCGGGTTGTCCTGCGTGAGCACGACATTGCCAACGGCGACAACATCGGCCTCCTGGCGAACACCATCTGCTACTGCGCGGGCATCGGGTACAACGTCATCATCGAGGGCATTCTCGTGTCGTCGCACTATCGCGAGATGTTGTGCCGGGTCATCGCTGAGCATCCGGGGCCATCCCACGTCTTCTACCTGGAGGTGTCGTTCGACGAGGCGTTGCGACGGCACCAAGGGCGCCCCCTCGGCTTGGAGGTGTCGCCTGAGGAGTTCCGGCGTTGGTACGTCCCGTCTGATTTGCTCGGCGTACCTAACGAAGTCGTGCTCGACGCGACCGCGGACGTCCGGGTGACCGTCGACGCGATCATGTCCGCGCTTGGCAACCCGGTGTTCACAGCGAGAGACGCCCGCCGCTTCCTCTAG
- a CDS encoding nuclear transport factor 2 family protein, whose protein sequence is MDNDSALIIVTVHDYFDGWFDGDVSRMERALHRDLVKRSSERDQASTLSFVTAEQMITWTGEGEGVQVASGLADRTIEVEVLDVKNDIASALVRSEPYHEYVHLVRTREG, encoded by the coding sequence ATGGACAACGACTCAGCACTCATCATCGTGACGGTTCACGATTACTTCGACGGCTGGTTCGACGGTGACGTTTCGCGAATGGAGCGAGCGCTGCACCGCGATCTCGTAAAGCGGTCGTCTGAGCGGGACCAGGCATCCACACTCTCGTTCGTGACGGCTGAGCAGATGATCACCTGGACGGGCGAGGGCGAGGGCGTCCAGGTCGCCAGCGGTCTCGCCGACCGCACGATTGAGGTCGAGGTGCTCGACGTCAAGAACGACATCGCTTCAGCGCTTGTCCGTTCTGAGCCGTACCACGAGTACGTTCATCTCGTCCGCACTCGCGAGGGTTAG
- a CDS encoding DinB family protein has product MSTDQKAIWQRYYKERRDALISKVEDLSEYEARMPRTPTGTSLIGIIKHVLNVEAVYLGVTFGRPFPYADELVAESAYEVDPQADWYATADETTAGIIDLYRRLITHCEQTLELLDLDTVGHVRHWGGREVTLHWILVHNFNDLAQHNGQADILREQVDGSVGWRQPGDNVPGGYDWPAYVAKLTGLAEGFRDQPENVSATPGGERQ; this is encoded by the coding sequence ATGTCCACCGACCAGAAGGCCATCTGGCAGCGGTACTACAAGGAACGCCGCGACGCGCTGATCTCCAAGGTCGAGGACCTGTCGGAGTACGAGGCCCGGATGCCCCGCACACCGACCGGAACCAGCCTGATCGGCATCATCAAGCACGTCCTCAACGTGGAAGCGGTGTATCTCGGCGTCACCTTCGGACGCCCGTTCCCTTACGCGGATGAGCTGGTCGCCGAATCGGCGTACGAGGTCGATCCGCAGGCCGACTGGTACGCCACCGCCGACGAGACCACCGCCGGCATCATCGATCTCTACCGCCGACTGATCACCCACTGCGAGCAGACCCTCGAACTGCTCGATCTCGACACCGTCGGCCACGTCCGGCACTGGGGTGGCAGGGAGGTCACGCTGCACTGGATCCTGGTGCACAACTTCAACGACCTCGCGCAGCACAACGGCCAGGCGGACATCCTGCGCGAACAGGTCGATGGCAGCGTGGGGTGGCGGCAGCCGGGCGACAACGTGCCAGGCGGGTATGACTGGCCGGCGTACGTCGCGAAACTGACCGGGCTCGCCGAGGGGTTTCGTGATCAACCTGAGAACGTGTCCGCCACTCCAGGGGGCGAGCGGCAGTAG